A portion of the Juglans microcarpa x Juglans regia isolate MS1-56 chromosome 1D, Jm3101_v1.0, whole genome shotgun sequence genome contains these proteins:
- the LOC121255132 gene encoding uncharacterized protein LOC121255132, which translates to MVLDSILASPHRRSPSFRKQFPRDDPLSWATLLQRHRFLLTALALLAFLCTVYLYFAVTLGATGSCSGLTGAQKALCRLEHAKASVAKGKLKIL; encoded by the coding sequence ATGGTTCTTGACAGCATTCTAGCTTCTCCTCATCGTAGGTCACCATCATTCAGGAAGCAATTCCCGCGGGATGATCCATTGAGCTGGGCAACACTCCTCCAAAGGCACCGTTTTCTCTTAACAGCTCTAGCTCTCCTGGCATTCCTATGCACTGTTTATCTTTATTTTGCTGTCACGTTGGGGGCTACTGGGTCATGTTCTGGTTTGACCGGAGCTCAGAAAGCATTGTGTCGTCTGGAGCATGCAAAGGCTTCGGTGGCTAAGGGAAAATTGAAAATCCTTTGA